In Nostoc sp. UHCC 0926, a single genomic region encodes these proteins:
- a CDS encoding glycerophosphodiester phosphodiesterase yields MLRLKGYVLFLCFFLALSVSLILGSINFVHAIDLASHNPNLPKLNTLYGQPPIVIGHRGGGTGYRPEHTVGDFGHDLIGSHNLGIEFGADYIEPDLVVTKDGVLIVRHEPLLATVKTDNNGNIVYDAHGKPTIQEATTNVADVSQFAKRLTTKVLDGNRVTGWFAEDFTLPEIKKLRAIERLPSIRPQNTKYNGLFQIPTFDEVINLAKHSEAKTGRKIGIYPETKHPTYFAEAGKYLDGTPIHVNTSQLLIEQLVANGYTNRDRIFIQSFEVSNLKELKNKIMPAAGVDIPLIQLIDSSGAPYDFIYHKVPQTYANLITPKGLTQVKTYATGIGPDKRLIVPVSARLNKQGQPIDINGDGQISDADKFLGQPTSLVSDAHNAGLLLHPYTFRSDSYFLSPDYHGQPLREYEQFIKLGIDGYFTDFANFGYVARQKAIHRPVNLKELEYGNFQKSTNPQ; encoded by the coding sequence TCTGCTTTTTTCTAGCATTATCTGTTTCACTAATTCTAGGCAGTATCAATTTTGTTCACGCTATTGACTTGGCCAGCCACAACCCAAACCTTCCCAAGCTAAATACTCTATACGGACAACCTCCGATAGTAATCGGTCATCGCGGCGGTGGAACTGGTTATCGTCCAGAACATACGGTGGGAGATTTTGGACATGATCTGATTGGTTCTCACAACTTAGGAATTGAATTTGGTGCAGACTACATTGAACCTGATTTGGTAGTAACCAAAGATGGAGTCCTGATTGTTCGCCACGAACCTCTATTGGCAACAGTGAAAACAGATAATAATGGCAATATTGTTTACGATGCTCATGGGAAACCTACTATCCAAGAAGCCACAACAAATGTTGCTGATGTTTCACAATTTGCTAAACGTCTAACAACGAAAGTCCTTGATGGAAATCGTGTTACAGGTTGGTTTGCAGAAGATTTTACTTTACCTGAGATTAAGAAACTGCGCGCAATCGAGCGCCTCCCAAGTATTCGTCCTCAAAATACTAAGTATAATGGTCTATTCCAAATCCCTACTTTTGATGAAGTTATCAACCTTGCCAAACACAGCGAAGCAAAAACTGGTCGCAAAATTGGTATCTATCCCGAAACCAAGCACCCAACATATTTTGCTGAAGCTGGTAAATATTTAGATGGCACTCCGATCCATGTCAATACTTCACAACTTCTGATTGAGCAGTTGGTTGCCAACGGTTACACCAATCGCGATCGCATTTTTATTCAATCCTTTGAAGTCTCTAATCTTAAAGAATTAAAAAATAAGATCATGCCAGCTGCTGGAGTCGATATTCCTCTGATTCAGTTAATTGATAGCAGTGGCGCTCCTTATGACTTTATTTACCACAAGGTTCCTCAAACCTACGCTAATCTCATCACTCCTAAAGGGTTGACCCAAGTTAAAACTTACGCAACAGGAATTGGCCCTGACAAACGGCTAATTGTGCCTGTTTCTGCACGATTGAATAAGCAAGGTCAACCGATTGATATTAATGGAGATGGGCAGATCAGCGATGCTGATAAGTTCCTCGGACAGCCAACTTCCTTAGTTAGTGATGCTCATAATGCTGGCTTGCTACTCCATCCTTACACCTTCCGCAGCGATTCATATTTTCTGTCCCCTGACTATCACGGGCAACCACTTCGTGAGTATGAACAGTTCATTAAGTTAGGAATAGATGGCTATTTTACTGACTTTGCTAATTTTGGATACGTTGCCAGGCAAAAAGCGATACATCGTCCTGTGAACCTCAAAGAATTAGAATATGGGAACTTCCAAAAATCAACTAACCCACAGTAA